The DNA segment CTAACTATGTCAAACACGCTTCCGCCGCCGGTGTTGCCGTGATAAGATAATAGATCTTTTGGCGTATTGGGATTTACGGCGAGCTTTTGGATCAAATTTGACGCTCCGCCGATCTCTGCGAAAACAAAATATCCCACGAAAACGGTCGAGAGCAAAAAGCATAAGCACATCGCCGTATCTATGATGATGACGCCTCTTGAGCCCGAATATATCGTAAAAAGCAGTATGCATAGCCACGATATGAAAAGGCAGGCGGCTCTGTCAAATCCGCTAAGCGCCTCCATCAAAATGGACGTTCCCGAGATCACGCTAAGCAGATACGCCCCCAAAGAGACGACCGTGATAACGCCGGCAAATTTTTGAATCCGTCTGCTGTTAAATCTATAAAAGAAGTAGCTCGGCATCGTATTTACTTTCGCGCGTCTGATAAACCTTCCAAAATATAGCGGTCCGATGATATAGCCGCATGCGCAAAGGGTGTTGATAAGAAAGATCGTAGTGATGTTGCCGCCGTAAGCGTAAGCCGTATCGCCCATAAAGCCGTTGGTGCTCAGCATCGAGGCAAACATCGTACCGGCTATAAAAAACGTAGTCGCATTTCTGCCGCTTACGTAATAATCCTCTAAATTTTTAACTTTTTTACCGGCGTAAAAACCTATGAGTAAATAAACGCAGATACCTATAAAAACACCCGCCGCATAAACGTTCATTTCGGCTCTTTTATCTTTTTTTGCTCGGCGCTTAAATTTGCGCTTAAGATTATGCCCGTTACGACAAGACAGACGCCCGTAAATACCGAAAAGATAATCTCCCCCATAAAAGCCCCTTCTTGATTTATGTTTTTGAAAATTTAAAACCGCGTTTAAATTTACAAAAGCATAAGGCGCCTCTAAATTTTAAGAGGCGCGCTCTACTTATTTGATTATTTGCCCGACCAGTTAGGTTTTCTCTTCTCCATAAAGGCAAGAGGTCCCTCTACGCCGTCGGCAGTCTTTTCGATGAAGCGATAAGCCGTGTCAGAGTATCTCATCGCATCGTCAAGCGACATAGACGGAGCTACGTGCATAATCTCTTTCGTGATCTTTAGAGATAGCGGCGCGTTTGCTGCGATAGTCTCGGCAAGCTCGATAGCTTTGTTCATTAGCTCCTCTGGCTCTACGACGTAGTTTATGATGCCGATCTCTTTTGCTTCGTCGGCGTAGATTAGTTTGCCGGTCAAGCATAGCTCCATAGCGATCTTTCTAGGAAGCTCTCTTGCCATGCGTACTAGACCGCCAGTTGATGCGATAAGGCCTACTTTTACTTCAGGCAGACCAAATCTAGCGCCCTTAACGGCAACGATAAGATCGCAAGATACGGCTATCTCCATACCGCCGCCTACGGCCGTACCGTTTACGGCGCAGATGATAGGTTTAGCGCTTAGTCTGTTCGTAAGACCGCCGAAGCCGTGCTCGGTAACGGTTTGGCACTCGCCGGTGCTGCTTAGCTCGCTTAGATCCTCGCCGGCGCAAAAGCTCTTCTCGCCAGCTCCGGTTACGATGATAACGCGAACGGCTTTATCTTTCTCGGCTAAATTTAAAATCTCTTCCATTTTTGCCGAAGTAGCGCCGTTTAGCGCGTTTCTTTTCTCCGGTCTATTGATCGTTAGGATTAAAATTCCATCTTCTCTTAACTCGCTGATAACTTCGTTTGAACCGTGATAATTCGCCATTTTATTCTCCTTATTTTAAAGTATTTACAAGCGCCGGAATGACCTTGTAAAGATCGCCTACGATACCGTAGTCTGCATAATCAAAGATAGGTGCGTTTTTGTCTTTATTGATGACGATGATCTTGCCCGCGTCTTTTACGCCGACCATGTGCTGGATCTGTCCTGAAATACCGATAGAGATGTAAATTTCAGGCTTTGGCATAACGCTTGAGATACCGATATATCTCTCGTGTTCCATCCATTTTTCGCTTTCCGCGATCGGGCGTGAGCAGCCAAGCTCTGCGCCAAGAGCCTCGCAAAGCGCGCGAGCCATCGCAAGATCTTCCTCTTTTGCGATACCGCGGCCGACGGCGACGATTCTTTTTGCTTTATTAAGATCGACCGAACTTGATTGTTTCGGAAGCTTGTTAAGGCATTTGATAGCGCTTTTTGGCTCTACGAACTCAAGGGCTTTTGGCTCTTTATCGCTTGCCGAATTTGCCTGTGCAGGCGCGAACGCTCCGCTGTTTGCGACTATTATCGCGATGCTTGAGGCGATTTTCTCGCTACCTACGGCTAGACCGCCGTACATCATCCTTTTGCAAACTACGCCGCCCTCTACGCTCACTTCGTTTACCTCGGTGCAGACGCCCGCATTTAGTTTAGCGCCTAGCATCGCCGCTACGGCTTTACATCTTCTGGAGTTAGGCATTAAAACTATGCCGTTTTGACCGCTTAAAGCTTTAGCAAAGCTAGGGATTAAATTTTCTGCCAGCTCGCCCTCTTTAGCAACCAAAGCTTCGTCAGCTCCAAGCGCAAAAGCTTTTTTTGCGTCTTCTGCGTTCATTACGAAACAAATTACCTTTTCGCCAAGCTCTTTCGCGCCGCCCATTACTTCTTCTAGGCGATTTGCCGCATCGCTAAAAACCCATACGTTAGAAACTTTACTCATCGCCTTCTCCTTAATTCAACGCTTTTTTGAAATTTGCCGCAAATTCGGCGATCTTATCGTCGCCATCGCCCTCTACGATCACTTTTAGCCTATCTTTTTTCTTAGGCGCTTTTACCTCTTTTAGCTCTACGACGCTGCTTAAATCAAAATTTGAATCCATAACGTTTACCGGTTTTTTAGCCGCAGCAAGGATAGCTTTCATGCCAGGAATCGCAGGAGTGTTGATATCGGTAGATACGCAGATAAGCGCAGGAAGCGCGATCTCAAGCTCTTCGATCTCGTTTTCAAGCTCTCTTTGAACTACGATTTTCGTTGCATCAACCGATACGATTTTATTTACGCAGTTGATCGCAGGGATATCAAGAAGCGCGCCAACTCTAAGACCCGTTTGACCTGCAAAAAGATCGCCTGAGCCGTCGCCGCAGATGATAAGATCAAAGCCTAAATTTGAAGCTGTTTGTTTAAACATCTCGGCAGTATCGCAAGGCAGCAAGTTTTCAAATTTATCGTTTGATATAACGACAAGCTCGTCTGCGCCTCTTGAAAGGATATCCTTTCTAACCTTCGTATTTTCAAGGCTTTTGCTGCCTATGCTGAGCGCTTTTATGTTCGCGTCGGCATTTTGTTCTTTGATATCTACTGCCGCTTGCAAGGCGTTTAGATCAAACTGACTGATCTTCGGGTTCGCCTTACTAAGCTCAAGAGTTTCACCGTTTACGGCGATATCTTGTTCTTCCGGAACAACTTTGCATCCTACTAAGATCTTCATCTTTACTCCTTACGGTCATTAAATTTTGACTAAGTCATAATCAAGTTATTTTTCTAATCGTGATTATATAATAACTATGATTAATTGTCAAGGATTTTATAAAAATCAAATAGTAAATTATAAAATTAATATTTTTTTTAGAATTATAATATATGTTTTAATATAAAAAAGATGCATAAATAAGGCTTAACTACGATTTTATAGTATTTTTATATAAACAAAATAGCAATAAAAAAAGATAATTTTAAGAAAGTATGTTTAAGTATTTAATATATAAATTTGACGATATAGTCTTGTTAAAAGCGATGGAATATAAAAATTTTAGTATATATTGTAGTTTTTAGGAATATTAAATTTAATCCCATCTTCGGTTTATGCTAGGCGACAGCTTGGTCAAAACATCATAGCTGATCGTGCCGAAAAACTTCGCCCAAACGCGAGCGTCGTCAAATACGCAAATTTTCTCGCCCGCATCCTCGCAGCAAAAGCTATCCATCGACATTTTGCC comes from the Campylobacter rectus genome and includes:
- the fixA gene encoding putative electron transfer flavoprotein FixA produces the protein MKILVGCKVVPEEQDIAVNGETLELSKANPKISQFDLNALQAAVDIKEQNADANIKALSIGSKSLENTKVRKDILSRGADELVVISNDKFENLLPCDTAEMFKQTASNLGFDLIICGDGSGDLFAGQTGLRVGALLDIPAINCVNKIVSVDATKIVVQRELENEIEELEIALPALICVSTDINTPAIPGMKAILAAAKKPVNVMDSNFDLSSVVELKEVKAPKKKDRLKVIVEGDGDDKIAEFAANFKKALN
- a CDS encoding FAD-binding protein, whose amino-acid sequence is MSKVSNVWVFSDAANRLEEVMGGAKELGEKVICFVMNAEDAKKAFALGADEALVAKEGELAENLIPSFAKALSGQNGIVLMPNSRRCKAVAAMLGAKLNAGVCTEVNEVSVEGGVVCKRMMYGGLAVGSEKIASSIAIIVANSGAFAPAQANSASDKEPKALEFVEPKSAIKCLNKLPKQSSSVDLNKAKRIVAVGRGIAKEEDLAMARALCEALGAELGCSRPIAESEKWMEHERYIGISSVMPKPEIYISIGISGQIQHMVGVKDAGKIIVINKDKNAPIFDYADYGIVGDLYKVIPALVNTLK
- a CDS encoding enoyl-CoA hydratase/isomerase family protein; this encodes MANYHGSNEVISELREDGILILTINRPEKRNALNGATSAKMEEILNLAEKDKAVRVIIVTGAGEKSFCAGEDLSELSSTGECQTVTEHGFGGLTNRLSAKPIICAVNGTAVGGGMEIAVSCDLIVAVKGARFGLPEVKVGLIASTGGLVRMARELPRKIAMELCLTGKLIYADEAKEIGIINYVVEPEELMNKAIELAETIAANAPLSLKITKEIMHVAPSMSLDDAMRYSDTAYRFIEKTADGVEGPLAFMEKRKPNWSGK